From Thermoplasmata archaeon, the proteins below share one genomic window:
- a CDS encoding vitamin B12-dependent ribonucleotide reductase — MKLTPTAISVLEKRYLAKDENGQITETPEQLFRRVAKAIASAERNYGMSDAEIRELEEEFYRMMVELEFLPNSPTLMNAGRELGQLSACFVLPVDDSIQSIFETLKHAALIHKSGGGTGFSFSRLRPSKDVVKSTSGVSSGPVSFMEVYNAATEAIKQGGTRRGANMGVLHVSHPDIEEFVDAKLQEGKLANFNISVAVTDEFMEAVKADKEFALLNPRNNAIVKKIKARDLFRKIAENAWRSGEPGLIFIDEINRHNPTPEIGKIEATNPCGEQPLLPYESCNLGSINLAKMLRKTNKGYEVDWERLEHCVKNAVRFLDDVIDVNRYPLPEIEKMTKANRKIGLGVMGFADMLIYLRIPYDSDEALKLANQVMSFIAEIGRKTSEALGKEKGNFPNFEKSIWAKRYKFMRNAAVTTIAPTGTLSMIAGCSSGIEPLFALAYTKTVLEDTDFHEVAKSFEDVMKEEGYWNEETIKLVVSDGTAGKLNILENLKRVFVTALEIAPEWHVRMQAEFQKFVDNAVSKTINLPENAKVEDVEKAFMLAYELKCKGITVYRNRSREVQVLSVKKERKIVPRPRPIATTGKTIRVETGCGYLYVTINEDEQGLCEVFATMGKSGGCAMSQIEGISRLISIGLRAGLDIDSIIKQLKGIRCPSPKMGKDGAVVLSCADGIAHALEEYIKFGKEPKKLEFTLAKVAPRLDDYLESGNVVGICPDCGNSLIYAEGCVQCKNCGYSKCQ, encoded by the coding sequence ATGAAGTTAACTCCCACTGCAATTTCTGTACTTGAGAAACGATATCTGGCTAAAGATGAAAATGGACAAATCACAGAGACACCCGAGCAACTATTCAGGAGGGTTGCAAAAGCCATTGCTAGTGCAGAGAGAAACTATGGGATGAGTGATGCAGAAATAAGGGAACTGGAAGAAGAATTTTACAGAATGATGGTAGAACTTGAATTTCTGCCCAACAGTCCAACTCTGATGAACGCAGGCAGAGAATTGGGACAGCTCTCTGCATGCTTTGTACTACCAGTGGATGATTCAATCCAGTCAATCTTTGAAACATTGAAGCATGCCGCATTGATTCATAAAAGTGGTGGTGGGACTGGATTCTCTTTTTCTCGTCTTAGACCTTCCAAAGATGTTGTGAAATCTACCTCAGGGGTTTCCAGCGGGCCTGTTTCATTTATGGAAGTGTATAATGCAGCAACCGAAGCAATAAAGCAGGGAGGTACGAGGAGAGGGGCTAACATGGGTGTGCTTCATGTCTCACATCCGGACATTGAGGAATTTGTGGATGCAAAACTTCAGGAAGGAAAGCTTGCTAACTTCAACATCTCAGTTGCTGTAACAGATGAGTTTATGGAAGCGGTGAAAGCAGATAAAGAATTTGCGTTACTGAATCCAAGAAACAATGCAATTGTGAAAAAAATAAAGGCAAGAGATTTGTTCAGAAAAATTGCAGAAAATGCATGGAGGTCTGGAGAGCCCGGTCTCATTTTCATCGACGAGATTAACAGGCATAATCCGACGCCAGAGATAGGGAAAATTGAAGCGACAAATCCGTGTGGGGAACAACCTCTTCTGCCTTACGAATCCTGTAATCTGGGCTCAATCAACCTTGCGAAAATGCTGAGAAAGACAAACAAGGGCTATGAGGTTGACTGGGAAAGGTTAGAGCATTGTGTGAAAAATGCCGTGCGTTTTCTTGATGATGTGATTGATGTGAACCGTTATCCACTACCAGAAATTGAAAAGATGACGAAGGCAAACAGGAAGATAGGGCTGGGTGTGATGGGATTTGCAGACATGCTCATTTATCTTAGAATCCCATATGATTCTGACGAAGCGCTGAAACTTGCAAATCAGGTGATGAGCTTTATTGCTGAAATCGGAAGAAAGACCTCTGAGGCACTTGGAAAAGAGAAGGGCAATTTCCCGAATTTCGAAAAAAGCATCTGGGCAAAGAGATACAAGTTCATGAGAAATGCTGCTGTCACGACAATTGCACCCACTGGCACATTGAGTATGATTGCTGGTTGTTCCTCTGGAATTGAACCCTTGTTTGCACTTGCCTATACCAAAACAGTGCTGGAAGACACGGACTTTCACGAAGTAGCGAAATCATTTGAGGATGTGATGAAAGAGGAAGGTTACTGGAACGAAGAGACGATTAAACTTGTTGTTTCTGACGGAACCGCAGGAAAACTCAACATTCTAGAGAATTTAAAGAGGGTTTTCGTAACTGCTCTTGAGATTGCTCCGGAGTGGCATGTGAGAATGCAAGCAGAGTTCCAGAAATTTGTTGATAATGCAGTCAGCAAGACCATAAATCTACCAGAGAATGCAAAGGTGGAAGATGTGGAAAAAGCATTCATGCTAGCGTATGAATTAAAGTGCAAGGGAATTACGGTCTATAGAAACAGAAGCAGGGAAGTCCAGGTGCTGAGCGTGAAGAAAGAGCGGAAGATTGTGCCGAGGCCAAGACCAATTGCGACCACTGGAAAAACAATAAGAGTGGAAACTGGATGTGGTTATCTCTATGTGACGATAAATGAGGATGAGCAGGGGCTATGTGAAGTGTTTGCCACAATGGGAAAGTCAGGCGGTTGTGCGATGTCTCAGATTGAGGGAATCTCAAGGTTGATTTCAATTGGTCTGAGAGCTGGACTTGACATTGATTCAATAATCAAACAACTGAAGGGGATAAGATGTCCATCTCCGAAAATGGGTAAAGACGGTGCTGTGGTGCTTTCCTGTGCTGATGGAATTGCCCATGCACTTGAGGAATACATCAAGTTTGGAAAAGAGCCGAAAAAGTTAGAATTCACACTTGCAAAAGTCGCGCCGAGACTTGATGATTACTTAGAGTCAGGTAATGTGGTTGGTATCTGTCCTGATTGTGGTAATTCTCTGATTTATGCAGAGGGCTGTGTCCAGTGCAAGAACTGTGGATATTCAAAATGTCAGTAA
- a CDS encoding zinc ribbon domain-containing protein, with amino-acid sequence MPDDSTITVAYAALVVLGIIIVLTALRLVLILLRKRQPSTSGVSDERRIEAEAAIEAVEIMIAKKKSEGHDVTEAVEWLNDAKDLFAKNRFTSCMSSLEAAKVSLEAAQKPKVKKVKKEVVAEATPKEKKTEEKKEEKKVAVEKKLVEVEEVKKAEEKKEERVEGVKEQQEEELEVKEAEEVVEEAEKMPEEEEMDEEMLQKKREQIKKELESIEIPEEEMSTEALIKKKMPKDYLPAKFEIGVAETKIKDAEKSGKNTDMAKRHLADAKAHFEAGRYTEALGSAVKSKKALGVGQEEHIPLEEKTEVVEVVAKEEEQVIEVTVESGKDLCLNCGNTIKPGDKFCRKCGTKIQVEVYCTKCGTKAEPDDMFCGSCGSKLRK; translated from the coding sequence ATGCCTGATGATTCCACGATAACGGTAGCATACGCTGCACTTGTGGTGCTGGGAATAATTATTGTGCTCACTGCACTTCGACTGGTTCTCATACTTTTAAGAAAGAGGCAACCCTCCACATCTGGTGTCTCTGACGAGCGGAGAATTGAGGCAGAGGCAGCGATTGAGGCAGTAGAGATAATGATTGCAAAGAAAAAGAGCGAGGGCCATGATGTAACTGAGGCAGTTGAATGGCTGAACGATGCTAAGGACTTGTTTGCCAAAAATCGTTTCACATCTTGCATGAGCTCACTTGAGGCAGCAAAGGTTTCTCTGGAGGCAGCCCAGAAACCAAAGGTGAAAAAAGTAAAGAAAGAGGTCGTAGCTGAGGCGACGCCAAAGGAGAAAAAAACCGAGGAAAAGAAGGAAGAGAAAAAGGTTGCAGTCGAAAAGAAGCTTGTAGAAGTTGAAGAAGTCAAAAAAGCTGAAGAGAAGAAAGAGGAGAGAGTAGAAGGGGTGAAGGAACAGCAGGAAGAAGAGCTGGAAGTAAAGGAAGCTGAAGAAGTTGTTGAGGAGGCGGAAAAAATGCCAGAGGAAGAAGAAATGGATGAGGAAATGCTGCAGAAGAAGAGAGAGCAGATAAAGAAGGAATTGGAGTCAATAGAGATACCTGAGGAGGAAATGTCCACAGAAGCCCTCATAAAAAAGAAGATGCCGAAGGACTATCTTCCTGCAAAGTTTGAAATCGGGGTTGCAGAAACTAAAATAAAGGATGCAGAGAAAAGTGGGAAAAATACAGATATGGCAAAGAGGCATCTTGCGGATGCAAAAGCTCATTTTGAGGCAGGCAGATACACGGAAGCCCTAGGCTCTGCTGTGAAATCCAAGAAGGCACTTGGAGTTGGTCAGGAGGAGCATATTCCGCTCGAGGAAAAGACGGAAGTTGTGGAAGTGGTAGCAAAGGAAGAGGAGCAGGTGATTGAGGTCACAGTGGAGAGTGGAAAAGACCTCTGTCTCAACTGTGGGAATACGATAAAGCCAGGGGATAAATTCTGCAGGAAGTGCGGGACGAAAATCCAGGTTGAAGTTTACTGCACGAAATGCGGCACTAAAGCAGAGCCTGATGATATGTTCTGCGGAAGTTGCGGAAGCAAGCTGAGAAAGTGA